Genomic window (Polaribacter batillariae):
TCGCCAAAATCGCTCTTGCAATTGCCAATCGTTGTCGCTGACCTCCTGAAAGTTTTACACCTCTTTCGCCAATTAGGGTATCTAAACCTTTTTCGAAACGGTTTGTAAATTCATAAACATACGATGCTTTTACAGCATTTTGCAATTCTTGTTCTGTGGCATTGGGTCTTGGAAATAGAATGTTTTCTCTAATGCTGCCTTCGAACAAAAATTCGTCTTGTAAAACCACGCCCAAATTTTTTCTGTAACTAGATAATTTTACTTTAGATATATCGTTATTGTCGATAGTAACTTTACCTGATTTTGGCGTTAAAAATGTAGCAGATAAACCTGCAATGGTAGATTTTCCTGAACCAGAACTCCCCACCAGCGCAGTTACAGAGCCTGCTGGAACTTGAAAACTAATGTTACTTAACACCTCTTTTCCTTCTTCGTAAGCGAAAGAAACGCGATCGAAAACAATTTCGCCTTTTACGTCTTCTAGAACAATCGTTCTGTTTTTATTGTCTTCTTCTGCAGACATATTCATTAATTCTTCTGTTCTGTCTAAACCTGCAAGAGCTTCTGTTAACTGACTGCCAATATTGCTCATTTGCACAATAGGCGCAATCATAAAACCAAGAATTAATGTAAAGAATAGAAACTCTCCAGTAGTCATTTCTTCATAAATCATATAATAACCTCCAATTCCCATAATTCCAGTGGTTGCTACTCCTATTAAAAAAGTGGAAGAACTTGTCATTAATGCAGTGGCCGTTAAACTCTTTTTTACATTTTTAAATAGTTTATCTACTCCTTTTTCGAAAACTGTATTTTCTTGTTCTTCTGCATTAAAAGCTTTTATGACTCGAACTCCTGCTAAGGTTTCTGTTAGTCTTCCTTTTACTGCTGCATTAATTTTACCACGAGTTCTAAAAATTGGGCGAATAAATTTAAATGCTTTTAATGCCACAATTCCAAAAATAGAAATGGGTAAAAAGACGAATAAAGTCATCCAAGGGTTTAGGTTTATTAAAATAATTAAAGAAATTATCGCTGTAATGGTGCCTCCTACTAACTGTACTAAACCTGTACCTATTAGGTTTCTAACGCCTTCGACATCGCTCATAATTCTAGAAACTAATGCGCCAGATTTTGTGTTATCAAAAAAACTAATGGGTAAAGACAATACTTTTTTTTGTACTTGTGCTCTTAATTCGGATATTAAATATTGTGCTTGTACACTTAAAATTCTCGTTAATAAAAAAGAGGTAATTGCTTGTGTTAAAATGGCTAACAAAACAATGCCAATTAGAGTATATAATTGATGAAAGTCTTTATTTGGAACTACCTCGTCTAATAATATTTTACTTTGCCAAGGTAAAATTAAGCCTGCTAAACTTTTTATTACAATTAATATTAATCCAATAAAAACCAGTTTTCGTCTCGGCCAAATAATTGTTTTAAAAGCTTTTAGAATAGATACATTTTTTTTGTTATCTCCACTGTTTTTTAAATGTTGCATCTGTTAGCAGTTCTTATAAAGTAATATTATTTTTTGTTTGAAATAATCGTAATAAAACGCTTTTTTTTCTTTCTATCTTCTTATAATAGAAAACTGTAACAAAGGTTATGTTTTATTTTCCTAAAGAAAGAAAAAAAAATCATTATTTTCTTTTGAAATGATATAATAGTCAAAAAATGAAGCTGTCTCGAAAGTAAATTTAACTGTTATTTTGAGCACTACTAAAATCAAAATATATTTTGATTTTAGTAGTTAACGAAGTTATCGAAAAGCCTAAAATACTGAAATTCGATAAATAAGATTTCTCCATTACAGTCGAAATGACAAATTTTAATACTTTCGAGACAGCCTCATTAAAAAAATAGATTTTTTCTTGAGTTTTTTATTACAAAAATCTCTAATATTTAAAAGTTTTTAAACTTATTTTATAACCGCCCAAGAATAACTATTCGCTTTTACTTTAACTTCTAATTCTATAGAATAGTCTCTATTTAAATCCATTGTTTTTACTTTTCCATCTTCTATTTGTACTTTTGCTTTGTCTTTAAGCCCAGTGTAGTAAAGTGGTACTTTGATGGTTTTGGATATTTCTTTGTTTGTTGGGTTATAAACCATGAGCATCCCTTTCTCTACACCTTTTGGATTAACATTTAACCAATAATCAAGATCACGACCATCTGCCCTTCTTAAATGAATGATATCTCCTTCGAGAACTTCTCGATGCAATTTATACCAGGTTACTACTCTAGAAACCATGTTTTTGGTTTTATTAGAATCGAAAAGTCGTGGCCCTCGATAACAAGCTTGAACTCCACCTCCTAGGTTACTTGTCATCATCATTTCGTAATGAGATAGGTGTTCGTTTAACGGCTCGATAGTTGCTGCTGCTCCACCACCATGATATTCTGTAAGTGGTACAAACATCCAACCCATAGATGGTGTTTTTTCCCATGAGCCATCAAAAATATTTTGTCTTGTATGCAATAACTGTTGGTTACGAGGTAAACTCCAATTTACTTCTCTATATCCCATTCCGCATTTATTACCTCCTGTCATATAGTAAAAATCTGGAATATTAAGGTAAATTCCATTTTCACGACACCATTGATAAAATTTAGATATGGTTTGATATTGTTCCCATCGAGAATCTTCTAAACCTTTATGTCCTGGATGGTCTTGAGACATACATACGTCTCCTGGATAAGAGCCATCATGTTCTAATAATGTAAAACCTGTTTTCTCGTAAAAAGCGTATAATTTTTTAAAATAGTTTTGCCCCCATTCGCTTCCTAAACAAGGTGCATTTCCAAAAGTTGGGCGCTGTCCTTTTGGCATTACCACATCTTGCCCATTACCTATTCTTCTAGATGCTAATAACGAATAACCACCTATCTCTATTCCTTTACTTTTTGCATAGTTGGCATATTGTTTCATCTTGTTAATATACTCTTCACTATCATCTTCAATATTAAACCCACTTCCAAAAGTTAGTATAACCATCTCAAAACCAACCTCGGCAGCTTGATCTATAGCGGTTTTAACTCGTTCCCAATCTGCAAATCGGGCATGCATCATTAATGGATTTTCTGAACTCCAAGGTGCTAACGTACGATACAACTTTTTTAAAGCCAGCCCTTGTCTTTCTCTATCATAAGAATCGTACGGCAATACAAAAGTGCGAAATGACTTAAAAGTTTCTCCTGAGTTAACTGATTTCGACGGGCCAATTTCTGGACTAACCTTTAAAAGACATGGTGTCTTTCTCAAATAATTTACTTGGGTGAGGTATTCTGGGTCTGATTCCCAGTGAACTGCATGGTGGTTGGCATCATCTACATTAAAACTACCAAATGCATAATCTGTTTCTACATGGATATTAGGTTTCGGTACATTGTATTTTTTTGCATCTACTGCCGAACCATACTCTACCAAAGCTATAATTTCGCTTGTAAAGTCATCAATAATAATTGGTTTTGCTCCTTGGTTTTCAACTGTAATCCACTTAGCCATTACAGGTAAACCATCGTAAAGTTCGTAATGTACCGATACTTTTGCTTTGTGTTTTTGCATGCCTTGTGCATTAACATCGATACTTCCATAGCTGGCATAGTTCTTTACATGTAACCTTACGAGTTCTCCTTTGGCATTTTTTGCATCTACACCTTGTCCTTTGGCATTGGTTTTTCCAATTCTTACTAAATTAGGAGAAGCATTAAAAGGCTTTAATGTTTGCACTACTATCCATTCTCCTCCTTTAGGCATGGCTTCACAAAAAACAATATCGTTGGTAATACGAAATCTCAACGTCCATGTCTTGCTCATATCTATTTCTTGATTCTTCGCTGAAATCTTGTATTCCTTTTGTCCATCCCATAGACCAAACATAGGAGAATCTCCTCCTGGTCTTAAATAAAATTTAAGTGTTTTATTAGGCCAAGCCAAGGCTATTCCTGGACCATAGTCTGTACTTTTATCTGTGCCTACATCAAAAGAAGCTTCAATAATTTTAGCTGAGGTATTAAAAGCTTTTTCAACATAAACAGCCGTATTTTGAGGTGTATAAATTTCACCTACTTTTCCTTCGTTTTCAAAAGAAGAACGTTCGTGTGAATTGGAGTAAACGGTTTTCCATGAAGTGCCTAAACTCTTAAAATCTGTTTTATATAAATTTTTTCTACCATAATCGCTTGGTAACAAGCCATTACCTTTTAAAACCGATGTAGGTTCTGGCATCGAATAATCCATTCTTAAATGTATTCCTTTAGGTGGCCACTCTGCACCTTTTGCATAATACCTTACCTGTTTCCACTTAAAAGGAGCTTTGGGTTCGCTTACTTCGTACCCTAAATACTGCATCGCGGAAGGGCTTGTTTTTAATTTATCGATCCATTCTTTCTTTAAAAAGGCATAATTTGGTTGCCCTTTTAAGCCTCCAACCTCATAGGTTACTCCGTTAATTTTTACGATAGCTTCTGGCTTAACTCCTCTTAAAAGCGATTCGCCATTTGCTAGATTATCAAAACCAACAGTAGCTGCATTTGGTACAATTCTAAAAGTTCTTCTTAACAGACCATTGGATAAAACCAACTCATCGCTTCGTTCTCCCTGATATACATTCGCTTTATAACTACTAGCGTTTAATAGCCAATCTTCTTTTTCTACACGACTTGGTTCTTTAGGTAAAAGCAATGCTTCATAGGCTGCAGCATAGCGCTTGCCAAAAGTTATTAATGAAGCTCTGTCGAAATGTACTTGATGATGCTGTCTTGCTTTAAGCCCTTTAGATTCTACAAAAGCTACATTAGGCAATAGGTTTGGCATGTTTCTTAAGCTTTGCTTTACCATATTTATTCTTTCTACTCGTTTCGGGGCATTATGGTCTGGACCAGTGCCATAGAATTCTGCAAGATTACCTACAATAAAGGGTAAATTACTGTTTTTAAGGTCTGACCTAAGATCTAGTATCAACTGTTTTAGGTGTTTCTGATAGTTTTTAGCTTTCTTTGGCTCTACAGTATCGGACTCTCCTTGATGCCATAACACCCCCTTAATTACACCTTGTTTCGCGGCCCAATTTATTTTATTTATAGCATCTTTATAAACATGGCCTCCTTTGCTAAGTGTTGCAATTTCTGCACCACCAAAGGCTACAGGAATTAAACCAACCTTAACCCCTGGGTGAGCTTTTTTATAAGCCTTTGCAAATGGCCCAGCCAAACCAAACTGATTACTTGGTAAACGATTGTGTATGGGATGTTTTGCGGTTTCCCAAGTAAAGTTTTTGCCCTCTTTAGTCCACCCTCTTAACATTTTAACACCCTCTATAGGCAATTTATCTTCGGGAAATAGTTCTCCATAACCACTCATATTAGATTGCCCCATGAGAATAAAAATATGAAAATTGTCTTTTTCTGCTTTTGATTGTGCTTCTATTATTTGGGAATTAAATAGTACTATACCCAAAAACAAAAAGAGTAGTTTTCTCTTTAGTTTCTTATATTTTTTCATATTTGGTTTACCTGTTTTCAATTGTTTATACCTCATTTATTTTTTGTTTTTTATAAAGCTATTAAAATCATTTTTATTTATTATCTAGAACATTATCAAACTATATTTTAAAGTCTAATATTTTAACTTCCCCAGGTTTTAAGTTTATATGAATACTCTGGTTATAATTTACTGCTTTTCCTTCTTCTTCCTGAGCATTATCTAGTGGAGATGTTACGCTATATGTTTGATTTGTGCTTTTATAAAGCCCCAAATCTCTATCGAGTTTTATAGTATATATTTTATTCTTTTTTGAAGGGTTATGAAAAGAAAGATATCCTCTTTTACGATTCCAAGCGGAATAACCATAAACTTCGTTTTTACGAGGGTC
Coding sequences:
- a CDS encoding sialate O-acetylesterase; this encodes MKKYKKLKRKLLFLFLGIVLFNSQIIEAQSKAEKDNFHIFILMGQSNMSGYGELFPEDKLPIEGVKMLRGWTKEGKNFTWETAKHPIHNRLPSNQFGLAGPFAKAYKKAHPGVKVGLIPVAFGGAEIATLSKGGHVYKDAINKINWAAKQGVIKGVLWHQGESDTVEPKKAKNYQKHLKQLILDLRSDLKNSNLPFIVGNLAEFYGTGPDHNAPKRVERINMVKQSLRNMPNLLPNVAFVESKGLKARQHHQVHFDRASLITFGKRYAAAYEALLLPKEPSRVEKEDWLLNASSYKANVYQGERSDELVLSNGLLRRTFRIVPNAATVGFDNLANGESLLRGVKPEAIVKINGVTYEVGGLKGQPNYAFLKKEWIDKLKTSPSAMQYLGYEVSEPKAPFKWKQVRYYAKGAEWPPKGIHLRMDYSMPEPTSVLKGNGLLPSDYGRKNLYKTDFKSLGTSWKTVYSNSHERSSFENEGKVGEIYTPQNTAVYVEKAFNTSAKIIEASFDVGTDKSTDYGPGIALAWPNKTLKFYLRPGGDSPMFGLWDGQKEYKISAKNQEIDMSKTWTLRFRITNDIVFCEAMPKGGEWIVVQTLKPFNASPNLVRIGKTNAKGQGVDAKNAKGELVRLHVKNYASYGSIDVNAQGMQKHKAKVSVHYELYDGLPVMAKWITVENQGAKPIIIDDFTSEIIALVEYGSAVDAKKYNVPKPNIHVETDYAFGSFNVDDANHHAVHWESDPEYLTQVNYLRKTPCLLKVSPEIGPSKSVNSGETFKSFRTFVLPYDSYDRERQGLALKKLYRTLAPWSSENPLMMHARFADWERVKTAIDQAAEVGFEMVILTFGSGFNIEDDSEEYINKMKQYANYAKSKGIEIGGYSLLASRRIGNGQDVVMPKGQRPTFGNAPCLGSEWGQNYFKKLYAFYEKTGFTLLEHDGSYPGDVCMSQDHPGHKGLEDSRWEQYQTISKFYQWCRENGIYLNIPDFYYMTGGNKCGMGYREVNWSLPRNQQLLHTRQNIFDGSWEKTPSMGWMFVPLTEYHGGGAAATIEPLNEHLSHYEMMMTSNLGGGVQACYRGPRLFDSNKTKNMVSRVVTWYKLHREVLEGDIIHLRRADGRDLDYWLNVNPKGVEKGMLMVYNPTNKEISKTIKVPLYYTGLKDKAKVQIEDGKVKTMDLNRDYSIELEVKVKANSYSWAVIK
- a CDS encoding ABC transporter ATP-binding protein; protein product: MQHLKNSGDNKKNVSILKAFKTIIWPRRKLVFIGLILIVIKSLAGLILPWQSKILLDEVVPNKDFHQLYTLIGIVLLAILTQAITSFLLTRILSVQAQYLISELRAQVQKKVLSLPISFFDNTKSGALVSRIMSDVEGVRNLIGTGLVQLVGGTITAIISLIILINLNPWMTLFVFLPISIFGIVALKAFKFIRPIFRTRGKINAAVKGRLTETLAGVRVIKAFNAEEQENTVFEKGVDKLFKNVKKSLTATALMTSSSTFLIGVATTGIMGIGGYYMIYEEMTTGEFLFFTLILGFMIAPIVQMSNIGSQLTEALAGLDRTEELMNMSAEEDNKNRTIVLEDVKGEIVFDRVSFAYEEGKEVLSNISFQVPAGSVTALVGSSGSGKSTIAGLSATFLTPKSGKVTIDNNDISKVKLSSYRKNLGVVLQDEFLFEGSIRENILFPRPNATEQELQNAVKASYVYEFTNRFEKGLDTLIGERGVKLSGGQRQRLAIARAILANPKIIILDEATSNLDTESEALIQKSLSKLIKNRTTIVIAHRLSTIKQADQILVVEAGNIVERGTHEELIHQKGRYFDLYTYQAKI